Sequence from the Sander lucioperca isolate FBNREF2018 chromosome 16, SLUC_FBN_1.2, whole genome shotgun sequence genome:
AGTGCATTATCGTTCAATAGCTGCATGAATTGGAGTAAATTATCCTGCTTAGACGATGGCTTCCTGCTACAATTAAAATAAGtattgtttcttcaaattttgGGGCAGTACATTCTTTAAATGGAAACTTTGTATTGGCATCTTTGTCAAGCTTATAACAAACATTACATTCCTACTCCATCAAGGACAAGCTGTAGCCTCGTAAGAACTGAAATCAGCAGCATTCCAGCTATGAGACATAATTAATAGTGCCAATGAGAACATTGCATCAGAGAAGTGTGGTTATCTGAAAATAATTCACACCCTCTGACCAATCAGGACACCTATGAATACCCATTCCTACCCGGAAAAGAAAAAGCACATATGTAACATAaggaatgacaaaaacatatggtcaaaattatgAGATAGTAAGTCATCAttctgagatactaagtcatttGGACTATTTAAGGAGTAGCTCCCCCAAATTTTGCTTGTAtagtacatttatatttatcagATGCACATACAGTAAAACATACAAGTAATTTTGTTAACTGTTGAGCACATAATGTGCCCTTCAACATCTGTCTTAATGACAAGACACATCATCAGAATCATCAAAAGATTAATGATGGTGTGGCCAAAGAACAATATAATGATTCACTCTCATTTTTAATTTCACATTGAGCAGGGTTAATCTGTGAGTTATAGCTTACAGTTGGAATACCTGCTCATTACCATTCTTTATACGTTTTGGGTGATGTTTGTGCCATTACCTTGCCAGAACTGTGATCCTGAATTTCTAGATTAGAACCAGCAGTCTCCCAACTACAGAGACTACTGGCTCTAAGCTAATTTACCCTGGTTTGTAATGGTGACCTAGCAGGTAACGCTGACAAGCTAGTAAAAGCTAGTTCCAACTAGCTCTATCTTTTGAAGTCATTTTATATATGATAATTTGTGTTAATATCTCATAATTCTCATCTAGAAACTCCTAATATCTCCTTAAATTTTATAATTTTGAGtggatatttttattttgaatcattCCTGACCCttcatttgtttcttttcttgacAGAAATGGGCTTCCATAGCATCTAGTATTCTCTGTAGTTATGACATGGTTTACTAAATGCTTCAGTGAGTGCCTATTTGTCTTTGTCTATTTAAAAACAGGCCATCACAGATCAAGGCAAGCAGGGAGATAAGACCTCATATCTGCATACCCCATATCCATTAATGATCGAAAATATTACATAAAGTACAGATCAAATAGTTTCCATAAGCAGGCCATGGCTTCAGAAATGCTGACATTTCTGTGCAGAACTGTCAATGTAAATGTTATAATTTACATTAATTTTAAGGGGTATGAAAGATGCAGTTAGTTTAGCAAGTGTTTGCAAAACTCAATGTACATTCTATCGTGGGCTTTGAGATACCAAAATGAGGGCTCTAGGAAATTACGTTTTGGGTGTCACATCttataaatatatttctttttatcaGATATTCCAAATTGTCATCTAAAAAAGCCATTATCATGTCAATGTTTAAACCTGAGATAAAAATTTTCAAAGCTCCATATGCAACTTTTGTAGAAAAAACAACGTTGGTATTAGACTATTAGACTCTGTGGCCCCGCTTCTCATCTCATCTCAGATCAGTCATGAACAAACCCTGGTAAGGACATACAACACAACTTCCAAAATACAAAGATTTCTCAGCAGATTGGGAGCTCACATCACCTAAAAGATTGAAATAGTATACACTATAAATGTGGGTCCTGTTACAATAAACATTGTGGTGTTTGTGATGTTTGCGTGGGACACAGTCACTATGACACTGCCGTCAGACAACAGTGCTTATGTCGTCAGCCTCGTCAGGTTTCTTGGGCTTGCTCGGGAGCGACTTGAGGTACTCCAGGTGGCGTCGGGCGTCCTCCTGGTTCTGACGGACATAATACACTACATATGAAATGACCATGGCGAACCAACCAAACATGGTCACCAGCATAGCGTAGTCTGTGGTCCTTTTGGCCAGGGTACAGAGGTCGGTGTCAACCGCCAAGAAAGGTCGACCCTCTTGGTCACGAAGTTCCGAGCTCCTGCAGAGGACCCTGGCGGCAGCCTCGTGGTTGTGGGCCATTCCGCCGATGGCTTGCTGGAGGGCGCAGTCACAATGCCAGGGGTTATCGTCCACAATGATGCGGGCCTTGAGCCGAGCGAAGGCATCCTTGTGTACGCTAGTGATGCGGTTGTGGGAGAGGTCCAGCACCTGTAACGTTGCCTCTATGCCGCTGAAGGCACCTTCCCCTAAGGTCTCCACCGCATTGTATGAAAGGTTGAGTTCCCTCAAAAGCCGGAGTCCGTGGAAGGCTTGATCGGGCACTGCGCCTATTTGGTTGTGGTCCAGCCTCAGCAGGACGGTGTCGACCGGAAGGCTGGCGGGGATCTCTTTTAGGCGGGACTGACTGCAGGTAACGTTGAGGCCGTGGAGGTGGGGGTCACGTTGGCAGATGCAGCCCTTTGGACACATGCTGGCCGAGGGGAAGCACAGGGCCATGAGGACAAGGCTCTGAAGGAGCAGGCACATGGGGATAGAGCGCGACAGCCACAAGTCCAGCAAAGTCATACTGACCAGCCGTCAGCAGCAGCATCCCGCCTGGGTCCACAACACCGCCACTGGTCCCTTACACACATCGCATAGTGGCGACTAGTCCGCACTGTCTGCCGACTGGAGATACTGGAGTGGGATCAGATGTTTTCATGCTGCGTTGAGGCCTGAAATAAGATCAAACAGAAAGACAGGGTGAACAAATAACTTTAATCAATGGTggctttttatttgttgttctGTTTGTCACAGGTCCTTTAAATTTGCATGCTAGCTTGATATGATTGCTGACCATTTGACAGGAGCCCATATTTTTAAGTAAGTATGTCCCAATCAATTGTTTCTGGCCCGATCCTGAGCCGAGCCCTTTAATAGTGAGTATCTGCTGATACCAAATCCAATCCGATGCTTACTTGTGTGTTGATATCTGAAACATAGTGAAAAGGAATAACAGCTCTAGCCCACTAAATCTGACATAGGTTATTTTTCACAAGCTACTCGGCTCAGGACATCTCCATCTTTCTGATTTTTAAAGGTGGCAAAACATTGGAACAAGTCCTCAAGCtcaaacctaaaaaaaacaggctGTTTTGGCCAAGAATTTTTCAAGTTAGTTATGAACTGACATGGTAAATATGACACCCAAAGATCAGTATTGTTATAATTAGAGTGCCTTGTTTTCAAAGGGTAATATGTGCATTGTATTctttaaaagaaattaatttaaaagaaattaaatgaCTTTTACTATGATGGGCTCTACACTTAGTCTCAGAATTATTTTGCCAAATTGGGAGACAAATCCATTGCCCCATGGAAATGTATAGTCATTTTTAGCCACTCTAGCGGCATGGCTCCATGGATGGAGGACAATAATACTACTTTAATCGGTCCACatctttggtccagactgaaatatctcagcaaATATGGTATGGATTCAATTTTGTAGAGGCattcatggtgcccagaggatTCATCTGAATGATTTTGACAGCAAGTACAATTTCAataatgttttattcaattatcCAGTGGACATGTACCATGTCTGAACATCTACAAGGATGTTGGATGGATTAgcacgttttttttccccagacaATGATCCTTATGACTGGTGATCCTCTGAGTTTTCATGTAGCATTATCAGCAGGTTGACATCTTTTGGTTCAGAATGAAGTGTCGTAATGGATTGCAGTTAAACAGACATGTTTCATTGTGAAAGActgcctttctcccttttcactaGCCTCTGTTCCCATAATTAACAATGTTTTGTGTCTGCTTAATCCTTAATTTCAGTGTtatgttttagtttatttgctACTTTATAATTTgacataggcctgtttagtGGGTTTATGGGTTCATAGTGTTTTTGCTATGGTTCTGCCTGTGATGTGGGGGGTAGATCAGCTGCTCACCAGCTTAATCAAGGAGAGTACATACAGGTGTGCctgattaaaggtgctctatgCGATGTtaggtgacgttacttcttgttgacgttcgaagtattttcaaacaaaacgagactagctcgcccctccctcctcctcatccagtcccctccccctcccttccgtgcttccgccACTAACCCAAGGCCGGATTTACCACCGGGCCGATTGGGCCGGTGCCCAGGGGCCTCCGACCTCTAGGGGGCCTCCAAGACCCCACTAACTgtgtgggcttttttttttttttttttaaattaaaataaaatgaattaatgagtgtgtctttgtgtgtatgtgtgttaacaataatttatttacacacaaaaaaagtatCATGATCAGTTTTTGGCTGTCGGCTGTGTCTGATGATGACAATGAGTCAGGTTTGATAGtctgtattcttttatttttttattttaatgttatgttGTCATTATATTTCAGGAAATTATGACATAGAATAAAATAGTTGCCAAAAGTACAGCTTTCCCTGTAAGTCAACAACCTTATTGCACTTATTGAACCTGAAACTAACAAGGCCTATAGATTATTGCCTATAAAACAACATAAAttaggaaataaaataaataaataaataaaagaaataaaatcagTTTCACTAATTTCTTATGGCTCTATATGCAGTTTTTCAGTAATTTCAAGTTAAAACATGTTCTACAACAGCCAAAAGTAATTAACTTCAAACAAAAATCTAATTGTCCTGTAGtagcaagagaaaaaaaatgcaaaaattaaactgcattaaaaactgaaaatgcgTCAAAGCACCGTTGGCTGCTCTGTGATGCTCACTGGTCTGAGCCAGATGCTTGGTGTCTCATCTTGGATACAAGTTCATCAATGTCTGGGGTCAGGCTCTGAGCTGAGGAAATCCTCAGGATTGATAAGACGACTCCTGTGTGAAGTTTTGTTTATCTTCATCAAAGAGAACAGTTGTTCACACAAGTATGTGCTGCCAAACAGAGAGCGTTTGAGCAGCCTGGGGGCGCAGCTGGGGCATTGTGTCAGGGATGAAACGTGGAAACTCTGCAGCGCCCACAGACTCATATTTTGCCTTCAGTGTGTCACTACATTGGAGCTCAATCAGCTCCATTTGGAGGTTTGATGGTGCACTTTCCACGTCAACTGTAAATGGATTACTGAGCAGTTCAAACCTGCTTTTTTGTGCTTCAAAATCGGCAAATCGCCGTGTAAAGTCAGCATCAAGTATGCCGAGTTTTTCAGCAAACTGTGTAGTTGGGAAAATGGCGGCAGCGACCTGCTCTTTCGTTGTTTGGCAGTGCGGAAAATGGCTCAAGTTTTCCTGCAGCATCTGCGTCTCCCAAAGGCGCAGCTTGGTTTTAAAAGCCCTCAATGTAGCGTACATGTTAGTGATGACACGGCCCCGCCCCTGAAGCTGCAGGTTGAGCGCATTCAGGTGGCTCGTGATGTCACACAGAAACTTTTAATTTTGGAGCTCTGTTGTGTCTTTCCC
This genomic interval carries:
- the lrrc3b gene encoding leucine-rich repeat-containing protein 3B is translated as MTLLDLWLSRSIPMCLLLQSLVLMALCFPSASMCPKGCICQRDPHLHGLNVTCSQSRLKEIPASLPVDTVLLRLDHNQIGAVPDQAFHGLRLLRELNLSYNAVETLGEGAFSGIEATLQVLDLSHNRITSVHKDAFARLKARIIVDDNPWHCDCALQQAIGGMAHNHEAAARVLCRSSELRDQEGRPFLAVDTDLCTLAKRTTDYAMLVTMFGWFAMVISYVVYYVRQNQEDARRHLEYLKSLPSKPKKPDEADDISTVV